GCCGCCGCGCTGACGTCGGGACGCGCGGGGACCCGGGGCGGGGACCGTGGCGGCGGTCAGGCCGGTCCGGGACCGACCAGCTCCTCGACGGCGGCGACGACCTCCGGGGCGTCCGGGCGCACCCGGGGCCGGAACCGCCGCACCCGGCCGTCCGGCGCGACGACGAACTTCTCGAAGTTCCAGGTGATCCGCCCGGCGCGGCCCGCGTCGTCGGGGTACCGCGTGAGCGCCCGGTACAGCGGGTGCGCGTGCCGGCCGTTCACCGGGGTCTTCTCGAGCATCGGGAACGTCGCGCCCCACGTCGTCGAGCAGTACTCGGCGATGGCGTCCGACGACGACAGCTCCTGCAGGAACTGGTTGCTCGGCACCCCCACCACG
This is a stretch of genomic DNA from Cellulomonas sp. ES6. It encodes these proteins:
- a CDS encoding glutathione peroxidase, with the translated sequence MELDGIAVRTLRGEDTTFGELTGGRVALVVNVASRCGLAPQYEQLEELHRRYGPRGFTVVGVPSNQFLQELSSSDAIAEYCSTTWGATFPMLEKTPVNGRHAHPLYRALTRYPDDAGRAGRITWNFEKFVVAPDGRVRRFRPRVRPDAPEVVAAVEELVGPGPA